In Magnolia sinica isolate HGM2019 chromosome 12, MsV1, whole genome shotgun sequence, a single genomic region encodes these proteins:
- the LOC131220979 gene encoding putative E3 ubiquitin-protein ligase LIN, whose amino-acid sequence MSSLQDLLAEDGFHRRSSSRPTKPKNRLTPDNSVSLPIYICRDRKTIHRPEKSVTQNGSSVFPSKRAAPKAASSNSKSRASEDSRQDEPAIDEVAVRAIISILGGYVGRFMKDESFRNRVHSTCMACIAQRKDPDDPMLTNMELGIESIERLAENGRVVTKELRVRSLQNSIRLLNIIASLNSPNSRNGNTCGVPNAHLSACAQLYLAIIYKIEKNDRISGRHLLQVFCDSPSLARTHLIPDLWEHFFLPHLLHLKVWYNKEVEFISNSNSGDKDRVMKLLSKAYNDRMDMGTAQFALYYKEWLKVGVKAPSVPSVDLPSRSCYDFSRKQSVSMGSRPPSINKSLYKTVFGPSFERAMEECKGKNCDFFNEDGEVGPFSVGRDVFAEEGLRVESEKRKLSDSVHSNIRCNQRLSFQLHQNPRSESDYFRFFMCRSEPVTGAAHQSSTRKNGSITKEPNTHVSLSNISNAITTISSSDSLTDCEIAIRMVAKTWLDSHGDPIVETALSKESVIEGLLEIMFSSDNDEILELAISLLAELVVRNEANRQIVLNADPQLEIFMKLLRSSILFLKAAVLLYLLKPKAKQMLSPDWVPLVLRVFEFSDRLQTLFTVQCSPQAAVFYLMGQLLTGFDVDRNVENAKQVVSLGGLKLLIRRLELGDSFERKVTVSLLMACIQADGSCRHYLASNIKKSSILELLLGSQRKSSAYTLSLLIELICLNRRTQINKFLNELKNEGCLNAMHILLVYLQRAPPEQRPLIAVVLLQLDLLGDPSQSSVYREEAVDAIVTALDCGPHDEMIQEQSSRALLLLGSRFSYTGEPSTEQWLLKQAGLDDVPSDSFSSKEIVIKEITQLEEEENATEDWLRKVATILLTSGNKRFVTVLSKSIANGIPRLARACLVIAAWMSGSISSIQNANIRSMTAAILVPRLMESLNYDRALEERVLASLSLLNFVRNSDCFSMIAPLDEEFVGPLQNLAQVTWTAKELLSMARIDSTFEIKL is encoded by the exons ATGTCGTCCTTACAGGACCTTCTTGCCGAGGACGGCTTCCACCGCCGCAGCTCTTCACGACCCACCAAGCCAAAAAACCGACTCACTCCCGACAATTCAGTATCTCTTCCAATCTACATCTGCCGTGACCGTAAGACCATCCACCGCCCCGAAAAGTCAGTCACCCAAAATGGGTCATCAGTGTTTCCCTCCAAACGGGCAGCCCCAAAGGCAGCGAGTTCGAATTCCAAGTCACGGGCCTCAGAGGATTCGCGCCAGGACGAGCCGGCGATCGATGAGGTTGCAGTGCGAGCAATCATCTCAATCCTCGGTGGGTACGTTGGCCGATTCATGAAGGACGAGAGCTTCCGGAACAGGGTCCATAGTACCTGCATGGCTTGCATAGCACAGAGGAAGGATCCAGATGACCCCATGCTCACAAACATGGAATTGGGTATCGAGAGCATCGAGAGATTGGCGGAGAACGGCAGAGTGGTGACGAAGGAGTTGAGAGTGCGGTCCCTACAGAATTCAATAAGGCTATTGAACATCATTGCATCATTGAATTCTCCCAATTCTAGGAATGGAAACACCTGTGGGGTTCCAAATGCACACCTCTCAGCTTGCGCGCAGCTCTACCTCGCAATCATCTACAAGATCGAGAAGAACGATCGGATCTCCGGACGACATCTCCTACAAGTGTTCTGTGATTCGCCTTCCCTCGCACGCACCCACCTGATTCCTGATCTTTGGGAGCATTTCTTCCTTCCCCATCTACTGCATTTGAAGGTATGGTACAATAAAGAAGTTGAATTCATATCAAATTCGAATTCGGGCGACAAAGACAGGGTGATGAAACTCCTAAGTAAGGCTTACAACGATCGGATGGATATGGGCACTGCCCAATTTGCACTTTACTACAAGGAGTGGCTTAAGGTTGGAGTGAAAGCGCCCTCCGTTCCTTCCGTTGATCTACCATCGAGATCGTGTTATGATTTCTCGAGGAAACAGTCAGTGTCAATGGGTTCGCGGCCGCCGTCCATCAATAAAAGCTT ATATAAAACTGTTTTCGGCCCTTCCTTTGAACGGGCAATGGAGGAATGCAAAGGGAAGAACTGCGATTTCTTCAATGAAGATGGTGAAGTTGGTCCTTTTTCTGTTGGAAGAGATGTGTTTGCAGAGGAAGGGCTGAGAGTCGAATCGGAGAAACGCAAGCTCAGTGACTCTGTTCAT AGCAACATCAGATGCAATCAGCGATTGTCTTTCCAGTTACATCAAAACCCAAGATCTGAATCCGACTACTTCCGCTTCTTCATGTGCCGTAGCGAGCCAGTCACCGGTGCAGCCCACCAGAGCAGCACACGCAAGAACGGATCAATAACAAAAGAACCCAACACCCATGTTTCTCTATCCAATATCAGCAATGCCATTACCACCATTTCCTCATCCGATAGCCTGACCGACTGTGAGATTGCAATCCGTATGGTCGCAAAGACATGGTTGGACTCACATGGAGATCCCATTGTAGAAACAGCACTATCCAAGGAATCCGTAATCGAGGGGTTGCTAGAAATCATGTTTTCTTCTGACAATGATGAGATCTTAGAACTAGCAATCTCGTTGCTTGCGGAATTGGTAGTGAGGAATGAGGCAAATAGGCAGATTGTTTTGAATGCAGATCCACAGCTCGAAATCTTCATGAAATTACTAAGGAGTAGTATTCTTTTCCTCAAGGCTGCTGTGCTTCTGTATCTTCTGAAACCAAAGGCGAAACAGATGCTGTCGCCGGATTGGGTGCCATTAGTTCTACGGGTGTTTGAATTCAGTGATCGCCTACAAACGCTGTTCACAGTGCAATGCAGCCCGCAGGCAGCCGTATTCTATTTGATGGGTCAGCTTCTGACAGGCTTCGACGTTGATAGGAATGTGGAGAATGCCAAACAGGTGGTGTCGCTTGGGGGGCTGAAGTTGCTGATCCGACGGCTCGAATTGGGTGATTCGTTCGAAAGGAAGGTCACCGTTTCGCTTTTGATGGCTTGCATCCAAGCAGACGGAAGCTGCAGGCATTACTTAGCCAGCAATATAAAGAAGTCTTCTATACTCGAATTGCTACTCGGAAGCCAGAGGAAGTCGAGTGCATACACTCTTTCATTGCTGATCGAGCTCATCTGTCTTAATAG AAGAACTCAGATCAACAAGTTTTTGAATGAACTGAAGAATGAGGGTTGCTTGAATGCAATGCACATCTTGTTGGTCTATCTCCAGCGGGCCCCACCTGAACAACGCCCGTTGATCGCAGTTGTTCTATTACAGCTTGATCTGCTG GGAGATCCTTCACAGAGCAGTGTATATAGAGAAGAAGCCGTGGACGCCATTGTAACAGCTCTAGAttgcggcccacatgatgagatGATCCAAGAACAGTCAAGCCGGGCTCTTTTGCTCTTGGGCAGCCGTTTCTCTTACACGGGAGAGCCATCAACCGAGCAATGGCTGCTTAAGCAAGCTGGATTGGATGATGTGCCTTCAGATTCTTTCAGCAGCAAGGAGATAGTCATTAAAGAAATCACCCAATTG gaggaagaagaaaatgcGACAGAAGATTGGCTAAGGAAGGTGGCCACTATCTTGCTGACGAGTGGCAACAAACGATTCGTGACCGTTCTTTCGAAGTCTATAGCCAATGGTATTCCACGCTTGGCACGAGCATGCCTAGTCATTGCTGCGTGGATGAGCGGCTCAATCTCATCAATCCAGAATGCTAATATCCGGTCGATGACAGCAGCGATTCTCGTCCCTCGATTAATGGAGAGTTTGAATTATGATAGAGCACTAGAAGAGAGAGTTCTTGCTTCACTATCACTGTTGAATTTTGTTAGGAATTCAG ATTGTTTCTCTATGATTGCTCCATTGGATGAAGAGTTTGTGGGCCCACTACAGAATCTGGCTCAGGTGACATGGACAGCGAAGGAGCTTCTATCGATGGCTAGGATCGATTCGACATTTGAGATCAAGCTCTAG